DNA from Lonchura striata isolate bLonStr1 chromosome 5, bLonStr1.mat, whole genome shotgun sequence:
CGCCAAGAGGAAGACGGTCACGGCCATGGACGTGGTCTACGCCCTTAAGCGCCAGGGTCGCACTCTCTACGGCTTCGGCGGCTAAAGCCTTGCATTCTTGTCAAACCACCACCGCTACTGGATCACAAAGGCTCTTTTCAGAGCCACCCACCTATTTCCTGAAAAGAGCTGTGTTGCTGTGTCTTGGGCTTTTGTATTTGCTACTGCTGCTTTCCCCCTAACTGCACCTgtcttccctccctctctgtCGCGCTTTGAGTAGGTCGGCTTGCTTGTTCCTCAGTGCcttttaggaaaggaaaaaaaaaaaaaaaaccaactccaCAGGTCAAGGGTAAATAACCCTTTCCTATGAAAACTACTGTATGCTTAAGTTCTTCACAATAAGGCCGTTGCAGCATTCTTTTCCTTATTCCCGGCCCGTGACTCAAAGGCAGCTGCAGATCCAGCCGCAGCGCCTAGCAGTAACGCTGTGGCGGAGGATCTTCGCTCGtgcggccgccgctgccgccccgggGACCGCGGGCCCGCGGCCGGGGAGGGTTCGGCGCCCGCGCCATTTCCAAAAGCCCGCGCAGCCCGCGATTGGCTCCGGCACATTCCGCGCTcgtcccagcacagcagctccctgtgcgcCGGGAACAGTGATCCGACCGATCCCGGCCCACGACGATAAACGTGTCCCGGCAGAACCGGCCCGCGTTGGCTACAGCAAACACACGCCAAAACACACGTAACACGCATACAGAGCCAGAGACAAGCACAGGcacccttttccctctcccctggCACCACGGCCGCAGCACTTCAAGCTCTTTCTCGAGGCCGTGGGTGGCTCTGAAAAGAGCCTTTGGGTTTCGCTTCTGGGCTCCGGACGCTTCCGCCGCCTGGTTTACTTGCTCTTGGCTTTGTGGCTCTCAGTCTTCTTGGGCAGCAGCACGGCCTGGATGTTGGGCAGCACGCCACCCTGCGCGATCGTCACCTTGCCCAGCAGCTTGTTGAGCTCCTCGTCGTTGCGGATGGCGAGCTGCAGGTGGCGGGGGATGATGCGCGTCTTCTTGTTGTCGCGGGCCGCGTTGCCCGCCAGCTCCAGGATCTCGGCCGTCAGGTACTCCAGCACGGC
Protein-coding regions in this window:
- the LOC144246279 gene encoding histone H2A type 2-C gives rise to the protein MSGRGKQGGKARAKAKSRSSRAGLQFPVGRVHRLLRKGNYAERVGAGAPVYLAAVLEYLTAEILELAGNAARDNKKTRIIPRHLQLAIRNDEELNKLLGKVTIAQGGVLPNIQAVLLPKKTESHKAKSK